One Microcaecilia unicolor chromosome 4, aMicUni1.1, whole genome shotgun sequence genomic region harbors:
- the LOC115467818 gene encoding olfactory receptor 52K1-like, translating to MGLNRTYFRPSTFILVGIPGLEADHIWISLPFCTVYVIALVGNSTILYIIKADQTLHEPMYIFLSMLAVNDVIFSCTTVPKMLAILWFHSGEINYTSCLGQLFFVHSLSVVESGILTAMAYDRYVAICYPLRYSSILTNVLIAKLGLVILIRAVTLGVFFPILVQRFQYFESIVISHSYCDHMAVVKLACGDTRPNNAYGLFVSAFVGLFDLIAIICSYVMILRAVFKLGSKEARQKALGTCGTHICVILIAYIPAFFTFLAHRFGQETIPHHVHIILANVYVLLPAMLNPFVYGANTKQIRDRVLRMFQHEKGYI from the coding sequence ATGGGTCTGAACAGAACTTACTTCCGTCCTTCCACATTCATCCTGGTTGGAATCCCTGGGCTGGAAGCTGACCACATCTGGATCTCCCTCCCTTTCTGCACGGTATACGTCATAGCCCTAGTGGGAAACTCAACtatattatatattattaaaGCAGACCAAACCCTCCATGAACCCATGTACATTTTTCTGTCAATGCTTGCAGTTAATGACGTCATTTTCTCTTGCACCACAGTGCCCAAAATGTTGGCCATATTGTGGTTTCATTCTGGAGAAATTAATTACACTTCCTGTCTGGGCCAGTTGTTTTTTGTACACTCCCTTTCAGTTGTGGAATCAGGGATCCTTACGGCTATGGCCTACGACAGATATGTGGCCATTTGCTACCCACTGAGATATTCCTCCATCTTAACCAATGTGCTAATAGCAAAACTAGGATTGGTCATCCTGATTCGAGCTGTAACACTGGGCGTTTTTTTCCCTATTCTGGTCCAAAGGTTTCAGTATTTTGAATCAATTGTGATCTCACATTCCTACTGTGACCACATGGCGGTAGTGAAACTGGCCTGTGGAGATACCAGACCTAACAATGCTTACGGATTATTTGTGTCTGCTTTTGTTGGGCTCTTTGACCTGATAGCCATCATTTGCTCTTATGTCATGATCCTCAGGGCTGTCTTCAAGCTTGGATCCAAAGAGGCACGTCAGAAGGCTCTCGGCACCTGCGGAACCCACATTTGTGTTATACTAATTGCTTATATACCTGCTTTCTTTACGTTTTTGGCACACAGATTTGGGCAAGAAACCATCCCTCATCACGTTCACATTATCCTGGCCAACGTTTACGTCCTTCTGCCTGCCATGTTGAATCCATTTGTATATGGTGCAAACACAAAACAGATCCGTGACCGGGTGCTGAGAATGTTCCAGCATGAGAAGGGTTATATCTGA